One genomic region from Parerythrobacter aestuarii encodes:
- a CDS encoding bifunctional folylpolyglutamate synthase/dihydrofolate synthase produces MKDFATSTDPGVQAQLDRLAQLSVPDGRLGLETERALLARLGDPHKRLPPTFHVAGTNGKGSTCAFLRAMLEAEGYRVHTTTSPHLVRYNERIRLAGTLISDEELAATLTEVLDASEGLNPSFFEVTIAAAFLAFSRTAADACVVEVGLGGRFDATNVLEPEVLAACGIAALGIDHERFLLAPEEGVPEEPIARIAFEKAGITKPGVPLVTFGEGYPEPARSAIIATAKRLQSPLREFGPDWYCDDFNAGPGMLFYRERYWEELSLPAPSITGEHQYFNAGLAIAMLRSQDRLGVDEAALAKGLRSVQWPARLQRLSAGPLTALVPNQQITVDGGHNPSAGAAISKAFDSPLHLIIGMLDNKHPRALIEPLGDRIRSLTVVPVPHHDSHQVEAFGPDAHAAANVEEALLGLPSDDYPILIAGSLYLAGEVLRLNGEVPD; encoded by the coding sequence GTGAAAGACTTCGCCACCTCGACCGACCCCGGTGTACAGGCCCAGCTTGACCGGCTGGCGCAGCTCAGCGTGCCCGACGGGCGGCTGGGGCTGGAGACCGAGCGCGCGCTGCTTGCGCGGTTGGGCGATCCGCACAAACGCCTGCCGCCCACCTTCCATGTCGCCGGGACCAACGGCAAAGGTTCGACCTGCGCCTTCCTGCGGGCGATGCTGGAGGCCGAGGGCTACCGCGTCCACACCACCACCAGCCCGCACCTGGTGCGCTACAACGAGCGCATCCGGCTGGCGGGGACGCTGATCAGCGACGAGGAACTGGCGGCAACGCTGACCGAAGTGCTGGATGCCAGCGAGGGCCTCAACCCCAGCTTCTTCGAAGTCACCATCGCCGCCGCTTTTCTGGCCTTCAGCCGCACAGCCGCCGATGCCTGCGTGGTTGAAGTTGGGCTCGGCGGGCGGTTCGACGCCACCAATGTGCTGGAGCCGGAAGTGCTGGCGGCGTGCGGGATCGCCGCGCTGGGCATCGACCATGAGCGCTTCCTGCTCGCGCCCGAGGAAGGCGTGCCGGAAGAGCCAATCGCAAGGATTGCATTCGAGAAGGCAGGGATTACGAAACCGGGCGTGCCGCTGGTGACGTTTGGCGAAGGCTATCCTGAACCAGCAAGGTCAGCGATCATAGCGACTGCCAAGCGACTTCAATCGCCACTCCGCGAGTTTGGTCCGGATTGGTATTGCGATGACTTCAATGCAGGTCCGGGAATGCTTTTCTATCGCGAGCGATACTGGGAAGAACTGTCTCTTCCAGCCCCCTCGATCACAGGTGAGCATCAATACTTCAATGCAGGATTGGCAATCGCCATGCTCCGCTCGCAGGACCGCCTTGGCGTTGATGAGGCTGCACTTGCGAAGGGACTTCGATCTGTTCAATGGCCTGCGCGGCTTCAAAGGCTCTCCGCTGGCCCTCTGACTGCCCTAGTCCCGAACCAACAGATCACAGTCGATGGTGGCCATAACCCGAGCGCCGGGGCTGCCATTTCAAAGGCTTTCGATAGTCCACTCCACCTCATCATCGGCATGCTCGACAACAAGCATCCACGCGCGCTGATCGAACCGCTGGGTGACCGCATCCGCAGCCTCACGGTGGTCCCGGTGCCCCATCACGACAGCCACCAGGTCGAAGCCTTCGGGCCGGATGCCCACGCCGCCGCCAATGTCGAAGAAGCACTGCTCGGCCTGCCCTCGGACGACTATCCGATCCTCATCGCAGGCTCGCTCTATCTCGCGGGCGAAGTCCTGCGGCTCAATGGCGAAGTGCCGGACTAA
- a CDS encoding AmpG family muropeptide MFS transporter, whose translation MAEATATKSKPGWREVFRALGQRKTAYMLLFGFAAGLPYALVLGTLYAWLSDSGEIDLETMGVFSLIGLAYAFKFLWSPALDRIDIPGLSKLGKRKQWIVTAQLLIGAALTSLSFISPSNETIGIFSLLAGLAAFASATQDVVIDAWRVDVADEVATIDMLSTVYQMGYRIAALVGGALALFAAERFGWPATYFGMGVLMLAVGFAGLWAPDADAAAIKALDGEDKDDPYGLRKAGQIDPRLRGWALAAVGVLWGWALLTVGVFMVRSLSSNPETRPDSVEFISTMGPLVVVATVVVPSLIAAWLVRQERKGTNLLAEAAPAQSSTDRVMDHLYRALVLPLTDLIGRLGWAMIIVIALVLTYRITDAIWGSFAYPFYLGELEYTKDEVAVASKFFGVGALLLGLALGGYLLTAIGRMLTLTLGAFFAAATNLLYADLARGGAVVQAVADNTGFTWLVTQLGGDERLSKLMMAIAGENIAVGVAGAAFVAYLSSIVSKGYSAVQYALLSSLTLLVGTLGRGALGQMIEERGYYDVFILTTLIGMFAVVLCVIEWIRQARLGKAAGVVAPEAAAEPAE comes from the coding sequence ATGGCCGAAGCAACGGCGACCAAATCCAAGCCCGGCTGGCGCGAGGTTTTCCGCGCGCTGGGTCAGCGCAAGACCGCCTATATGCTGCTGTTCGGCTTTGCCGCGGGGCTGCCCTATGCGCTGGTGTTGGGTACGCTCTACGCCTGGCTGTCCGACAGCGGCGAGATCGACCTGGAGACAATGGGTGTATTCTCGTTGATCGGGCTCGCCTACGCCTTCAAGTTCCTGTGGTCGCCCGCGCTCGACCGGATCGACATCCCGGGCTTGAGCAAGCTCGGCAAGCGCAAGCAGTGGATCGTCACTGCGCAGCTGCTGATCGGCGCGGCGCTGACCTCGCTTAGCTTCATTTCTCCGAGCAACGAGACCATCGGCATCTTCAGCCTGCTGGCGGGCCTTGCCGCCTTTGCCAGCGCGACGCAGGACGTGGTGATCGACGCCTGGCGCGTCGACGTCGCGGACGAAGTCGCGACCATCGACATGCTCTCCACCGTCTACCAGATGGGCTACCGGATCGCCGCGCTGGTGGGCGGGGCGCTGGCGCTGTTCGCGGCGGAGCGGTTCGGCTGGCCGGCGACCTATTTCGGTATGGGCGTGCTGATGCTGGCGGTGGGCTTTGCCGGGCTGTGGGCACCCGATGCCGACGCAGCCGCGATCAAGGCGCTCGATGGCGAGGACAAGGACGACCCCTATGGCCTGCGCAAGGCTGGGCAAATCGACCCGCGCCTGCGCGGCTGGGCGCTGGCGGCGGTTGGCGTGCTGTGGGGCTGGGCGCTGCTGACCGTCGGCGTGTTCATGGTCCGCTCGCTCTCCAGTAATCCCGAAACGCGTCCGGATTCGGTCGAGTTCATCTCCACCATGGGGCCGCTGGTGGTGGTTGCGACCGTCGTGGTGCCGTCACTGATCGCCGCGTGGCTGGTGCGGCAGGAGCGCAAGGGCACGAACCTCCTCGCCGAAGCCGCTCCGGCGCAAAGCAGCACGGATCGGGTGATGGACCATCTCTACCGCGCACTGGTGCTGCCACTGACAGACCTGATCGGGCGGCTCGGCTGGGCCATGATCATCGTTATCGCGCTGGTGCTTACCTATCGCATCACGGACGCGATCTGGGGCAGCTTCGCCTATCCGTTCTACCTGGGCGAGCTTGAGTATACGAAGGACGAAGTCGCGGTTGCGTCGAAGTTCTTCGGCGTCGGCGCTCTGCTGCTGGGCCTGGCGCTGGGCGGCTACCTGCTTACCGCCATCGGGCGGATGCTGACGCTGACGCTGGGTGCGTTCTTCGCCGCTGCGACCAACCTGCTCTATGCCGATCTCGCGCGGGGCGGGGCAGTGGTGCAGGCGGTAGCGGACAACACCGGTTTCACCTGGCTGGTCACGCAGCTGGGCGGCGACGAGCGTCTGTCAAAGCTGATGATGGCGATCGCGGGCGAGAACATCGCCGTCGGTGTCGCGGGCGCGGCCTTTGTGGCGTACCTCTCCAGCATCGTCTCCAAGGGTTACAGCGCGGTGCAATATGCGCTGCTGTCATCGCTCACCCTGCTGGTCGGCACGCTCGGTCGCGGGGCGTTGGGGCAGATGATCGAGGAGCGGGGCTATTACGACGTCTTTATCCTGACCACGCTGATCGGGATGTTCGCAGTGGTGCTGTGCGTGATCGAATGGATCCGGCAAGCGCGGCTGGGCAAGGCGGCGGGTGTAGTCGCGCCCGAGGCGGCGGCAGAACCGGCGGAGTAA
- a CDS encoding pseudouridine synthase has translation MAPPRKKPYKPRTPGPKAERAPDRPEGDRIAKLLARAGVASRREVERMIADGRVALRGKPVETPATFLESLRGVTVDGKPVGKAEETRLFAFHKPAGLLTAERDPKGRPTIYNALANALPKDAGRVMPIGRLDFNTEGLLLLTNDGGLKRRMELPSSGIPRTYRARAFGDITQEQLESLIEGIEIDGVRYGRIDANMERRTGRNQWIEMTITEGKNREVRKVLEHFGLEVNRLMRTAYGPFELADLPRGQAVEIRKGDLGRFLSTLKKA, from the coding sequence ATGGCTCCTCCCCGCAAGAAACCCTACAAACCACGCACACCCGGTCCGAAAGCTGAACGCGCACCAGATCGCCCCGAAGGCGACCGCATCGCCAAGTTGCTCGCGCGTGCCGGTGTCGCCAGCCGCCGCGAGGTCGAACGGATGATCGCCGACGGGCGCGTGGCGCTGCGCGGCAAGCCGGTGGAGACGCCCGCGACCTTCCTCGAATCGCTGCGCGGGGTGACAGTCGACGGCAAGCCTGTCGGCAAGGCCGAGGAGACGCGCCTTTTTGCGTTCCACAAGCCGGCCGGGCTCTTGACCGCCGAGCGCGATCCCAAGGGGCGGCCGACGATCTACAACGCGCTTGCCAATGCCCTGCCCAAGGACGCGGGCCGCGTGATGCCGATCGGGCGGCTCGACTTCAACACCGAGGGCCTGCTGCTGCTGACCAATGACGGCGGGCTCAAGCGGCGGATGGAGCTGCCCTCCAGCGGCATCCCGCGCACCTATCGCGCGCGCGCTTTTGGTGACATCACGCAGGAGCAGCTCGAAAGCCTGATCGAAGGGATCGAGATCGACGGCGTCCGTTACGGCCGGATCGACGCCAATATGGAGCGACGGACGGGCCGCAACCAGTGGATCGAGATGACCATCACCGAAGGCAAGAACCGCGAAGTGCGCAAGGTGCTCGAGCATTTCGGGTTGGAAGTGAACCGCCTGATGCGCACCGCCTATGGCCCGTTCGAACTGGCCGACCTGCCGCGCGGGCAGGCGGTCGAAATCCGCAAGGGCGACCTAGGGCGCTTCCTGAGCACGTTGAAGAAGGCATGA
- the rsmD gene encoding 16S rRNA (guanine(966)-N(2))-methyltransferase RsmD encodes MRIIAGEWRGRRLVAPKGDATRPTADRTRETLFSMLASRLGSFEELSVLDLFAGSGALGLEALSRGAAKCLFVEQEKPALDTIRANIAALGARERSNVTAGSALQLGPARESVDLILADPPYETGAGAVALDKLLRLGWIGEQTWIAVETSAKETVDVKGLEIEAERKVGKAKLTLLTRTV; translated from the coding sequence ATGAGGATCATCGCCGGAGAATGGCGCGGGCGGAGGCTGGTTGCGCCCAAGGGCGATGCGACCCGCCCCACTGCCGACCGCACCCGCGAGACGCTGTTTTCCATGCTTGCGAGCCGGTTGGGCAGTTTCGAGGAGCTGTCGGTGCTCGACCTGTTCGCTGGCTCGGGCGCACTCGGGCTGGAGGCGCTGTCGCGCGGCGCGGCCAAGTGCCTGTTTGTCGAGCAAGAAAAACCGGCGCTCGATACCATCCGTGCCAATATCGCCGCGCTGGGCGCGCGCGAGCGGAGCAATGTCACCGCCGGTTCGGCCTTGCAGCTCGGCCCTGCCCGCGAGAGCGTCGACCTGATCCTTGCCGACCCGCCCTATGAGACCGGCGCCGGTGCGGTGGCGCTCGACAAGCTGCTGCGGCTCGGCTGGATCGGCGAACAAACCTGGATCGCGGTCGAGACCTCCGCCAAGGAGACGGTCGACGTCAAGGGGCTGGAAATAGAGGCAGAACGCAAGGTCGGCAAAGCCAAGCTCACTCTGTTGACCCGCACCGTATAG
- a CDS encoding ATP-dependent helicase, protein MTDPAPAYPLATAAGDDGLPPYAERLNMPQREAVLTSEGPVLMLAGAGTGKTAALTARLAHLIAMRKAWPSEILCVTFTNKAAREMRHRVAQHIGDAVEGMPWLGTFHSICAKMLRRHAELVGLKSNYTIIDTDDQLRLLKQLIQQNDLDEKRWPARQLASLIDRWKNRGLNPGDLDAVENESYANGKGQQFYQLYQDRLKALNACDFGDLMLHMLNIFRKHREILEQYQQRFKYILVDEYQDTNAVQYLWLRLLAQERKNICVVGDDDQSIYSWRGAEVANILRFEKDFPGAKVIKLEQNYRSTPHILAAASGLIRANSERHEKTLWTEVNAGEKVRVIGVWDGPEEARRVGEEIERLEREGAPLDEVAILVRAQYQTREFEDRFIQIGLNYRIIGGFRFYERAEIRDALAYLRVIAQPQDDLAFERIYNQPKRGLGAKTLEKMHQHARRTGLPLAAASLQLADSDELPARAAGTIAALMGQFLGWRERAEGTEPAELLRMVLEECGYTAMLEAEKTAEAKGRLENLSELARAMEDYDTLGDFLEHVSLVMDNDAADDAEKVTIMTMHAAKGLEFNHVFLPGWEEGVFPSQRALDEGGLASLEEERRLAYVAITRARRRCTILHAANRRIYGQWTCSIPSRFIEELPEEQIDMETTLTGGASLWRAGLSEQDDPFAHVTRDRPDRSAQRGPGWQRALESGYDHKQLVVKESRRSAASFAAQPRTDIAIGARVFHDKFGYGVVTDQEGNKLEIEFEKAGTKRVIDSFVTVAG, encoded by the coding sequence ATGACCGACCCCGCCCCCGCATATCCCCTCGCTACCGCCGCCGGAGACGACGGCCTGCCCCCCTACGCCGAACGGCTCAACATGCCGCAGCGCGAGGCAGTTCTGACCAGCGAAGGGCCGGTGCTGATGCTGGCAGGCGCGGGTACGGGCAAGACTGCGGCGCTGACCGCCCGGCTCGCGCACCTCATCGCTATGCGCAAGGCGTGGCCGAGCGAGATCTTGTGCGTCACCTTCACCAACAAGGCCGCGCGCGAAATGCGCCACCGTGTCGCCCAGCATATCGGCGATGCGGTGGAAGGGATGCCGTGGCTCGGCACCTTTCATTCGATCTGCGCCAAAATGCTGCGCCGCCATGCCGAGCTGGTCGGGCTGAAGAGCAATTACACCATCATCGACACCGACGACCAGCTGCGCCTTTTGAAGCAGCTGATCCAGCAGAACGATCTCGATGAGAAGCGCTGGCCGGCGCGCCAGCTCGCCAGTCTGATCGACCGCTGGAAGAACCGCGGGCTCAACCCCGGCGATCTCGATGCGGTCGAGAACGAAAGCTACGCCAATGGCAAGGGCCAGCAGTTCTACCAGCTCTACCAGGACCGTCTGAAGGCGCTCAACGCCTGCGATTTCGGCGATTTGATGCTGCACATGCTCAACATCTTCCGCAAGCATCGCGAGATCCTCGAGCAATACCAGCAGCGCTTCAAATACATCCTCGTCGACGAGTACCAGGACACCAACGCCGTGCAGTATCTGTGGTTGCGGCTGCTGGCGCAGGAGCGCAAGAACATCTGCGTCGTGGGGGATGACGACCAGTCGATCTATTCGTGGCGCGGGGCCGAGGTCGCCAACATCCTGCGTTTCGAGAAGGATTTTCCCGGCGCCAAGGTGATCAAGCTGGAGCAGAACTATCGCTCCACGCCGCATATCCTTGCCGCCGCCAGCGGCCTGATCCGCGCCAATAGCGAGCGGCACGAGAAGACGCTGTGGACCGAGGTCAACGCTGGCGAGAAAGTCCGCGTGATCGGCGTGTGGGACGGACCGGAAGAAGCGCGCCGGGTGGGCGAAGAGATCGAGCGGCTGGAACGCGAAGGCGCGCCGCTGGACGAGGTCGCCATCCTCGTCCGCGCGCAGTACCAGACCCGCGAGTTCGAGGACCGCTTCATCCAGATCGGCCTCAACTATCGCATCATCGGCGGTTTCCGCTTCTACGAACGCGCCGAGATTCGCGATGCGCTCGCCTATCTGCGCGTCATCGCGCAGCCGCAGGACGACCTCGCGTTCGAGCGCATCTACAACCAGCCCAAGCGCGGGCTTGGCGCGAAGACGCTGGAGAAGATGCACCAGCATGCCCGGCGCACCGGCCTTCCGCTGGCGGCGGCCTCGCTGCAACTGGCCGACAGCGACGAGCTGCCGGCGCGCGCGGCGGGGACCATCGCTGCGCTGATGGGCCAGTTCCTCGGCTGGCGCGAACGCGCCGAGGGCACTGAACCGGCCGAGCTTCTGCGCATGGTGCTCGAAGAATGCGGCTACACCGCCATGCTGGAAGCTGAGAAGACCGCCGAAGCCAAGGGACGGCTCGAAAACCTCTCCGAACTCGCCCGCGCGATGGAGGATTACGACACGCTCGGCGACTTCCTCGAGCATGTCTCGCTCGTCATGGACAATGACGCTGCCGACGATGCCGAGAAGGTAACCATCATGACCATGCACGCGGCCAAGGGGCTGGAGTTCAACCACGTGTTCCTGCCCGGCTGGGAGGAAGGCGTGTTTCCCAGCCAGCGCGCGCTCGACGAAGGTGGGCTGGCGAGCCTGGAGGAGGAACGTCGCCTCGCCTATGTCGCGATCACCCGCGCGCGGCGGCGCTGCACCATCCTCCACGCCGCCAACCGTCGCATCTATGGCCAGTGGACCTGCAGCATCCCCAGCCGCTTCATCGAGGAACTGCCCGAAGAGCAGATCGACATGGAAACCACGTTGACGGGTGGCGCGAGCCTGTGGCGCGCGGGTCTATCCGAACAGGACGATCCCTTCGCCCACGTCACCCGCGACCGCCCCGACCGCAGCGCCCAGCGCGGCCCCGGCTGGCAGCGCGCGCTCGAGAGCGGGTATGACCACAAGCAGCTGGTGGTAAAGGAAAGCCGCCGCAGCGCCGCCAGCTTCGCCGCCCAGCCCCGCACCGACATCGCGATTGGCGCGCGCGTGTTCCACGACAAGTTCGGTTATGGCGTGGTCACCGACCAGGAAGGCAACAAGCTCGAGATCGAATTCGAGAAAGCCGGGACCAAGCGGGTGATCGATAGTTTCGTGACGGTGGCGGGTTAA